In Paenibacillus sp. FSL M7-0420, a single genomic region encodes these proteins:
- the tsaD gene encoding tRNA (adenosine(37)-N6)-threonylcarbamoyltransferase complex transferase subunit TsaD has product MKTDTGAREPVLILAIETSCDETSVAVVKDGCEVLSNIISSQIETHRAFGGVVPEVASRKHVEVITLVIEEALSAAGVRPQELTAVAVTQGPGLVGALLVGVVAAKSLALAWGKPLIGTHHIAGHIYANRLVKELKYPGMTLVVSGGHTELVHMEREGSFRIIGRTRDDAVGEAYDKVARALGFPYPGGPHVDKLAHEAEEAFALPRVWLEPGSYDFSFSGLKSAVLNAVNQSKMKGLVPDVAAIARGFQESVVEVLVEKAIRAVREYHAEQLLLCGGVAANKGLREALIRRCGTEGIELIIPPPVYCTDNAAMIGAAAYVKWRHEGGIPLDMVADPGYSLEKWSVSAY; this is encoded by the coding sequence ATGAAGACAGACACGGGCGCAAGAGAGCCTGTATTGATTCTGGCAATTGAAACCAGCTGTGACGAGACCTCTGTAGCTGTAGTGAAGGATGGCTGTGAGGTGTTGTCCAACATCATCTCCAGCCAGATTGAGACCCACCGGGCATTCGGAGGTGTGGTGCCTGAAGTGGCCTCCCGCAAGCATGTCGAGGTGATTACGCTGGTCATTGAAGAGGCTTTAAGCGCGGCAGGCGTACGTCCGCAGGAGCTGACAGCAGTGGCGGTAACGCAGGGTCCGGGACTGGTGGGGGCGCTGCTGGTTGGAGTCGTGGCTGCCAAAAGCCTGGCGCTGGCCTGGGGCAAGCCGCTCATCGGCACACATCATATTGCCGGTCATATCTATGCCAACCGGCTGGTCAAGGAATTGAAGTATCCGGGTATGACGCTGGTGGTGTCAGGGGGGCATACGGAGCTGGTGCATATGGAGCGGGAAGGAAGCTTCCGGATCATCGGGCGCACCCGTGACGATGCCGTCGGCGAGGCGTACGACAAAGTGGCGCGGGCCCTGGGCTTCCCTTATCCGGGAGGGCCGCATGTGGACAAGCTGGCGCATGAAGCGGAGGAAGCCTTCGCTCTGCCGCGTGTGTGGCTGGAGCCGGGCTCGTATGACTTCAGCTTCAGCGGTCTGAAGTCCGCGGTGCTGAACGCGGTGAATCAGAGCAAGATGAAGGGGCTTGTGCCGGATGTCGCGGCTATTGCGCGCGGCTTCCAGGAATCCGTAGTTGAAGTGCTGGTCGAGAAGGCGATCCGTGCCGTCCGTGAATACCACGCGGAGCAGCTTCTGCTCTGCGGAGGGGTAGCGGCGAACAAGGGGCTGCGCGAAGCCCTGATCCGGCGCTGCGGAACAGAAGGGATTGAGCTGATTATCCCTCCTCCCGTGTATTGTACGGATAATGCGGCGATGATTGGTGCCGCAGCTTATGTGAAATGGAGACATGAAGGCGGAATTCCGCTGGATATGGTAGCTGATCCCGGTTATTCGCTGGAGAAATGGTCGGTATCTGCCTATTGA